Sequence from the Bubalus kerabau isolate K-KA32 ecotype Philippines breed swamp buffalo chromosome 17, PCC_UOA_SB_1v2, whole genome shotgun sequence genome:
gagatccaaccagtccatcctaaaggagatcagtcctgggtgttcattgaaaggactgatgttgaagctgaaactccaatactttggccacctgatgtgaagagctgacttatttgaaaagaccctgatgctgggaaagattgagggcaggaggagaaggggacgacaggatgagatggttggatggcatcactgactcaataggcatgggtttgggtggactccgggagttgggtggtggacaggaaggtctggcgtgctatggttcatggggttgcaaagagttggacacaactgagcgactgaactgactgaacacacacacataactcaGACTTCTTATATCTTAGCTAGTTTCAAGATTTATGAAAAGCTGTTTTGGCCATTTCCTAAAtcacaaagtgaaagttgctcagcaaCCCCttagactatacagttcatggaattctccaggccagaatactggaatgggtaactgttcccttgtcctggggatcttcccaatccaggaatcaaacccaggtctcccgagttgcaagtggcttctttaccagctgagccacaagggaagccctcctacATCATAAAATAGAGGCTAATGggaaaaattcatttattagatCAGAAGTACACATATTAAGCTTCTTGGTCAAGGTCCCTTGCCCTGGGTAGTAGAGTGACTTTGCTATTTGCTGAGACTCACTTGCGGGTCTCTGCTATCCAGCATAATACAAGTCACAGATGGAATTTAAAATTTCCTACTAGCcacatttataaagtaaaaataaatgggtacaattaatttttaatattacatttaaaaaagattaccatttcaacatgtaataaagatacaaaaatttttgtgagatattccatgttttttGCACATAAAGTATTCTAATCTGATATATTTTTACCTTTACAGCACAGCTCAATTCAAACTATACACAGTTCAAGTGCTCATTAGCCACGTGGCTGGTGGGTACCATTTTGAACAGCCACACCTTGGACCTCTGTACATAATCTGCATGTGCCTGGCAAAAACCTATATTCTCGCATCACTGGGTTTCATTTCAGTCACTGAGTGCAAGCTCGTGAGTGGTCATGTTCAACTTTTCCATAACTTTAATGCTGTCAATTAATTAATGAGAGATGCAGTAAAATGTCACTCACGGTTCTTCTGGAATGTGTCAATTTCTTCTTGTCCTCCTGTTAActttagttttacttcttttgggATTATGTTGTTAGGTGTATCTGAGTTTAGAACTGTTTCATCATCCTGGTTATTCCTTTTTCATCTGTGATGACATTTATTACTAATAGTGCTTTTTGACTCAAAATGTTTTGTTTGGTGGCTCATGTGGCTAAAAGGTTTCTTGAGTTAAATCCCTAGTATATCTTTCCCCAcccttttgctttcactttctgaGTCTTTATTCCTTAGAAGTGGGTCTCGTGAACATAGCATAACATCTTTCTTCTTAACTTTCCTTGTGCTACAGATAATTTTGCTTGTTCCTATTTTTTCTGCAGTAAAACATACTTAAAAGGATATTTCTTAACAATTACCCTCAATCTAAACCACCACTAAGCCTTTAGGTTTTATTGACTCTACATTCCACAATGGGAGTCCTGACATTAATCAAACACTTGCCTGGTGCTGGTCCATTTCATCCTCAAAGCCATCCTTTGGTTTCATAGAAAGGGATACTGAGGCTCAAAGTTATTCAGGTGTGGAAAGAGAGCATGAGTTTGAGTCCAGGTTTGTATGTGTTACTCCAAAGAAACATTGCCTGACTGAAGGTGTGTCTTGGGGGTACAATGGTGGtagaggtcagggaaggcttccccaAAGAGGTAACATCTGGGTAGGTCTTGAAGGATAAGTAGACATCTAAGCCCCATTCAAAGCTAGGGGAAAGGTATTCTGGGCAGAGAGGTGGAGCAACAGGAAGCTTGGTGTATGCagtcatgctatgctatgctaagtcacttcagtcgtgtctgactctgtgtgaccccatagacggtagcccaccaggctcccccgtccctgggattctccaggcaagaacactggagtgggttgccatttccttctccaatgcatgaagtgaaaagtgaaagtgaagtcgctcagtcgtatctgactgttagcgaccccatggactgcagcctaccaggctcctccgtccatgggattttccaggcaagagtactggagtggggtgccattgccttctctggtatgcAGTCATAGAGTgtaccaagtcgcttcagtcctgtctgactctgtgcaaccctatggactgtagcctcctctgtccatgggattctccaggctagaatactggagtgggctactatgccctcctccaggggatcttcctgaccagggatcgatcccgaatctcgtgtctcctgcattggcaggcgggttctttaccactagtgccaccacgGTAAACGCAGCTAATTATCTAGAGTGCTTTCTGTGGCCCAAGAGCTGTTCTAAGCACTCAGCATGTATCTCTTCTCAATctcagcactactgacattttgggcAAGCTAGTTCTTTGCCATGGAGGCTGACCTGTGTGTTAGAGATTTAGTAACATTGCTGGTCTCTGCCTACTGGATGCCAGTACCCCAACCCCAGTTGTGGGTCAAAATCATCccaagttgagaaccactgctctactCCTCTGAAGGCTGGACTATTTCATCCCCTACAGGTGAGGAAATGTAACTTAGCCACATTCACACAGCCAGATCCCAGGATCTGAACCAGGCTGCCCCCTTCCTTAACCACCACATTCCACAGCAGCAATTTCCTGCCTGAGCTCAGTGTTCCCTGGGGTGCAGATAAGAGGAGGAGgcaaggaagaggagggaggcCAGGAGCAGCTCAGGACAGGCCATGAATACCTTGCCTGCTCTGTCCCAGGCCTTCTGCATGGGGATGCTATGGACCCAGATGCAAACCCAACCAAACCCTTCTCTTGGAAAGTACCCAACCCAAAGAGACAGTGAAACGGAGACAGCCACAACCCAAGGTGACAGGGCCTCTGACAAAGCAAGGGACCAAGGACCATGGGAGCCCAGAGGTGGCTTGTTAAgccagggcaggggaggaggggtcCTGTGGGCTTCCTGGGGGAAGTATACCCACATGGCCATCTGGATGAGAAAGAGGAAGCAGGGTGTTAGGGGAGGAGGGGTGTGGGACAGAGAGTCTTCAGAAGAGACAGCGTGTGCAGACATCTGGCAGAAAAAGTTCTTCCTCTGGAAAATATGGGGGCCTGCCAGAGATGCAGGGTGAGAGGTGAGGCTGAGAAGTCATCAGGGGCCAGGTCACTAACACGAAGCTGAGGGACTCAGTCTTTACCCTGCAACGATGAGAAGCTGCAGCCATCCTCCAGAAGCCCCCTGACAGCAACTCAGTCTTTCCCTTCAGAAACAAAGTTAATGAGTACTGAGCAGCAGCCCCGGGAAGAGACATAAAAAACAGAACACTGCCCTCCGCTCTTTTCACAGCACTTAACGAAGCACCAGGCATGGTTTGGGGTGCtttgaaaatatgaaatcatCTAGTTCCTCCAACAGCTGCTATTTTATCATCCCCACTGAATACAGGAAGCCCAGGAAGGTCAAGTCACTCACTCAAGGTCAAAGAAACTAAGCAAGGGGCATATGGAGTTACACTTGCAGGCCAGCTTTCAcatccactttctttttttcaatggcaTCCAGTGTAAGACAAACTTTTTAAACTAACTTCTCACTCAAAAGTATgtgagtggtgttggagaaccACTAAAATACTTAAAGAAACTTTCAAAGCCGGAGACTAAAATCAACACAGGAACACCTGAAAGTGCATACTGATTTGGGAGCTGAAAACCAAAGCACAGCAGAATACCTCTTAAGTCAGGGCCCCTCAGCCTCAGCACTACTGTTATGTGGGGCCGGATGATTCTGCGTTGTGGAGACCATCCTGTGCAGCATGTTTACCGGCAACCCTGGCCTCTGCCTACCGGGTACTGGCCACACTCTGCTCCTTGCATCATAGTTGCAACAattaaaaatgtctccagacatcacCAAATGTTCTCTTGGGGATAAACTCACCCTCAACTGAGAACTGCCTTAGACTCTCTGTAGGTTGGTTGTCTAAGGTTTTGAAATGCCCAACTCAAGACttcctttaaaagaaaacttagaCATGTTCCAGAAATGGGAGCCACGACCAGTTATGagaattaagtggaaaaaaaaaaaaccagaaaaaaggGTTTTTTCCCCCCCAGTAAACACTTGCCTACtaactcatttattttcacaCACACTGTGACGCACGTACCAttatcatcatccccattttactgacCAGGAACTTGAGATAGTGCGAGGGACATGCAGGGGATGAGTGTCTGGCACACTGCTGACTCCTTACTAAGTGTAGTCCCGCTCCCTTACCCCCACCCCATACCCTGGTCAGCAGCACCTGTCACCTCTGGACTCCTGCAGCCCCGGTCATCTGCCCCTCCACATCAAGATTTGCCATCCTTATCTCTCCAGCCAGGCCTGGTACGCCCAGAGgatagtacctggcacacaggaaGCCCTAGGAAATGATTGACAAATGAATGAACCCGATGACCACGCTTCAGTCAATAGGTTCAGACACTCAAACGTCCCCCATCCCTACCCTCTCAAGGGTCTCACAGGGATAGAGATAAGAAAATGTCAGACTATAACAGCCAGGAAAGGGGGCAGTTTGGGGACTGGAAAGAAGCTGAGGGCCTGGACCTTGGGTGCAGGGCTCCGGCTGATTCTTGGGAAGGTGCTCCGGCTTTTGATTTCGGGGACCCTCCGTCTCACGCGTCTCACCTGCCCTCCATCCGGAGCTCGACCTTCATCTCCAACAGACAGGAGGCGTGAGCAATGGGCCCTCACCAAGCGTGAGCGTAACTGCTCACCGCGTTCTTGACCTGAACCCGGTGCACGCGTGTAAGAACCGCAAACTGCTATATTTCTGCTCCGCATAAGCATAACACCTCCAGGCCGCACCGCGGCAGCCTGGGCCGGGCGCGCGCGCAAGAACCCAAACGGTAAACCCGAACCTCGGAATCGGTCCAGCGCCCTCGCTACCTCTCCCTTTCGCACCCCATCCCCATCATACCCTTCTCCGACgcctctccacccccacctcaaATTCCACCATGCTCCCACAAGAGCACAAAACTTGAAAAGCACCTATCTTTGGAATAAACCACACACGGCGCGCTACGCAGGGAAGCGCAAGAACCACAAGAACCACAGACCGTATCAACTCCTACGCAGGCGCAGGAGGGGCTCGCGCTGGACCGGAAGCAGGGAGCACTCTGGAAGCTGTGGGCGGAGCTAGAGACGTCGCCGCGAGGACCGCCGGGAGTTGTAGGCCCAGCTCGTCCGAAGGCAGTAGGCGCCAACAACTCAACCGCCTCATGGGTACCTGGGAGTTGTCGGCGGGCAGACCACAAAGCCTTCTGGAAGTCGTAGTTCTATTACCTGCTTCCGCGCTTTCTCGGAGCCTGGACCTTCCCGCGTGCGTTCTCTTCAGGTGAGTGCCTCCTCCCACCTTTGTAGCACTGCAGTGGAGGAGTTGACGGTCTTTATGGGGAGACAGCACTCCCCTCCATAAACCCCCAAAGCCTATCTCCCGGCGGCCCTCCAGGCAGGAGTGCCCTAAACAGCTGGCGTTCCTGATTTGAACTCTGCCGGCCGGGTCTGACTCCTTgttcccacccacccccgccccaagcTGGGTGCGGTGCGAGCGCACCCTCTTCAGTCCCGATTACAACCTAGAGTGGTCGGGGCGCGGGTAAAGTGGGGGATTAGGTGGCCGTGGAAATCTAGAGGCGGCGGCACACCCAGCTCAGGGTTCTGAAAAGACTTCCAGAGCAAAGAACCTCAAATCTACCATGCCCAAACCCCCCTCTCACAGTATTTCCCCATtcttccccaacccccacctcctcTCTACTAAATGGTCCCACTACCTTCCAAGTGCTCAAGTCAAAACAAAACCTGAGGTCCTGAGTCCTGTTTCTTTCATCCACTGCCCTCCCCCAAGGCTTGTAAAAGTCCCATCTGCTCTGTCTCCGCAACAGATACAGAATCTGACCACTTCTTTCCAGTTCCACTGTCTCCACTCTGCTCCGAGCTACCGCTGTTGCTTACCTGGATCACTGCAGGAACCTCCTCACTGCCCATGTGGGTCCTTTCCACGCTCCACCCTCTATTCACACGCAGGCCAAGGAATcctgttaaaataaaaattagattctGTCACTATAAAGCTTAAAACCGTCCAACCGTTCCTATTTCTCTCAGAATAAAGTCCAAGCTCCTTACCCTGCCAACCTCCAAGGCCCCGGAGCCTTTCCCGCCTTCGACCACAACGCACTTGAACACAGACAGGACCTGCCCTTTCATGTCCTGTGCATTTGCTGTTAACTCTTATCAGGAAAATCCTTCCCACTGATCTAATGCCTGACTCCTTCTGGCCTTAGTTCAgagggtcagatcagatcagtcgctcagtcatgtccgactctttgcgaccccatgaatcgcagccctcATATTATTACTTTTCATATCTGGAAAGTATCTTGAGTCGGCTCTTCCACTAGAATTTAGTGCCTGCAACCTTTCCTTTTTGctcattgctgtgtccccaaTTCCTAGAGAACGTTGGGCACCTTGAAGGTACTAAGtggatatttgctgaatgaaagaatgaatgagtgattgaAAGGCCAAGATGAGACTTGAAGGTGCCAGGCTTGCACAGTGCTGCGGGAAAGAGTGTTACAGACAATGGGTTTACTCTGGGCACCATCTGGGCAGCCTCCCGGGAGGCAAGCAATGACCCCCGCAATCTGGAATCCACATGTAATCCGCCTCCCCTCTCCACCCATCCAGGAGAAGCCGACCCCTCCCGCCTCTCCAGGACCCCACGATGCCCGCCCCGCAGTGCGCCTCTTGCCACAAGGCGCGCGCCGCCCTCCGCCGTCCGCGCTCGGGCCAGGTGCTGTGCGGCGCCTGCTTCTGCGCTGCCTTCGAGGCCGAGGTGCTGCACACAGTGGTCGCGGGCCGCCTGCTGCCCCCTGGCGCCGCGGTGGCCGTGGGCGCCTCGGGCGGCAAGGACTCCACGGTGCTGGCGCACGTGCTGCGCGAGCTGGCCCCGCGCCTGGGCATCTCGCTGCACCTCGTGGCGGTGGACGAGGGCATCGGCGGCTACCGGGACGCGGCGCTGGCGGCTGTGAGGCGGCAGGCGGCGCGCTGGGAGCTCCCGCTCACCGTCGTGGCCTACGCGGACCTCTTCGGGGGCTGGACGATGGACGCCGTGGCCCGCAGCACGGCTGGCTCCGGCCGTAGCCGCGCCTGTTGCACCTTCTGCGGGGTGCTGCGGCGCCGCGCGCTGGAGGAAGGGGCGCGCCTCGTGGGAGCCACGCACGTCGTGACCGGTGAGCGCAGGCGCGGCcgaggggggggggggcgtggtgGGAGGGGCGCATGCGCAGGATAGGGCACCGTAAGGGCGCTGGAGTGCGTGCCCAAGTGGTAAAATGGAGGCTTCGTGTGTCTTAATTGGAGAATCTAAATAGCAAGAAGGGGATATGCACGCTCACTGAAGGTTCATGGGCATACTGTGTGCACATCTTTACAAGCTTTTGAGTCACTGCCATTATCTGGTAACATTCATGGAtcccaagtcacttcagtcgtctctctttgcaaccctatggactgtagcccacaacagccaggctccttggtgcatgggattctccaggcaacaatactggagtgggttgctatgccctcttccaggggatctccccaacccagggatagaacctgcgtctcctgtggcttctgcattgcaggcagatgcttcaccgctgagccacggGGGCTCACATGCTGGCAAATAGAGGGGTGGAAGAGTACTCTCTGGGGCTAGGGCTGTGGTTTTCTgcagttttttttaatgacattctCTGTGTCCCTTTTCATAAAAGGAGGGGCATGGCGGGATATCGCCCATCAAAAGCCATCTATAGTCTGAAACGCAACTGTGTCTTTTAACTCCTTTtgtctttcattctctctctgctAACTTTTTCTCTGTCCCAGTCATTacttcaacaaataattattgacCATTTATTTTGTACCACATGCAGGCTATGTACTGGAGAACAAACTAcctaacctcagtttcctctcctaTACAACAGGGCTATTAATATTATTCAGATCCTAGACTTCCTGGGACTTAGATGAATTATGTATGAAACACTCAGACGAGAGACTGAGAAACAGTAAACCTATAAACATTTGCTGCTATGATGATGCACAAGCCAGTATCTGATCCTGTCCGTTTCTCACATACATAATTACAACCTGTAAGTGCAGCTAAGGCAAGTGATGCAGGAAGACCTagtgaagggagaaaggaagagtttCTTGAGTAATCAGAGGCCTGAAGGCTGAGTGGGTCCTTAGATGAAGGGCCAAAAGGGGATTGGGAGAGATTCTGAGCAGAGGAAACAGCCAAGGCCCTCAGGAGGGACAGTATGGTCGGGTTGAGAAGCCCTAAGACCCATTTTTACTATAGACTCAAGTATGagcattccatagacagaagtgcctggagggctccatggggtcgcaaagagtcggacacgactttcacacacacaaacaaaaataagatgACAAGTTGCAGAATAAATTGAGCTTCAGTTTTACGGTGACTGTTGTGTAAATGTGCACTTACTTCCTCCTGGTCTTCTAAACACCATGATCTGCATTCCCAGAGGCACTTGTGTCAACAGCCCACTTGAGAGTCTCCATCAAAGGCCATTTGGACGTCTATGCAGTCTGAAGTACACTTTTCACTGAGATTGAAATGAGATTTGTTACGTAAAGCACTTTTACTCGATACATGAAAGGGCGCCTAGCACGGGGCCTGGTCTGCGATAAGTGGGGGGTAAGTGAGGCACCCCGGGTTGCTCCACGGGAGCCTGGGTGTGTCGCCCTCTCGTTTGTCGCCGGGTCCCCCAGAAGCCTCCTGCAGGCTGCCCCGCGGTGCCCCGGGGTCTCCTCCCGCGGCCCCGCCGGCCCCGGCCCCCTCCTCACGGCTCCCGTCTTCCCTCCCTCAGGACACAACGCGGACGACATGGCGGAGACGGTGCTCATGAACTTCCTGCGGGGCGACGCGGGCCGgctggcgcggggcgggggcctGGGCTCCCCGGGAGAGGGGGGCGCCCTGCCGCGCTGCCGCCCGCTGCAGCTGGCGTCGCAGAAGGAGGTGGTGCTGTACGCGCACTTCCGCCGCCTCGACTACTTCTCCGAGGAGTGCGTGTACGCGCCCGAGGCCTTCCGCGGCCACGCGCGCGACCTGCTCAAGATGCTGGAGGCGGCGCGGCCGTCGGCGGTGCTGGACCTGGTTCACTCGGCCGAGCGCCTGGCGCTGGCCCCGGCCGCGCGGCCCCCGCCGCCCGGCGCCTGCTCCCGCTGCGGGGCGCTGGCCAGCCGCGCGCTCTGCCAGGCCTGCGCGCTCCTGGACGGCCTGAACCGCGGCCGGCCCCGCCTGGCCATCGGCAAGGGCCGCCGGGGGCTGGACGAGGAGGGGCCGCCGCGGGAGCCGCAGCCGTCCCGACCGCCGACTTCCGAGCCGGTCCCCGACTTCTAGAGACTCCAGTTCCCCGCGGGGATCCGGCGCCGTGGGGGCGCGGGGCCGCCTATAAATGACAAGGAATGAACCCGAGTTACCTGAGCCCGGGCTTCGTGTGCAGCTGGGAGAGAGACGGAACCTGTTACCTGCGATCCTGCAGACGCTGGGGCTCTGGGCTCCTGGGACTGGGGGCTGGGGACTCCTGGGTTTCAGAGAGGGGAGCACTAAACGACCTTCCATTCCTGAGCGAGTGGGAATTAGGGGGCTGCTTGCCTGTACCTCTGTGGGGTTCTGGACGTGCTCAGATAGCCCTAACCCTTCTCGATCGCCTAGTGCCCGCCTGATGATCGTGTTTGCCTGTAGTGGGATAAGCACAACCACGCAGCTGGATGGACATGTCAGTTACAGCACTCATGGTGTTTCTGTGTGAGCGCTGCGTGTACTGCAGGCGCTGGGCCATCTCATTTCACCCGCACCACGATCTCATTGGCTGTATCCCGAGGCCCATAACTGGCCTGGGATCACCCCTCTGGAGCCCCACCTGGGGGCTCACACCCAGGTCCACCTGGGGCTCTTCAAGACGGTGGAATTAGTCCTTATCCCCACTACCACCTGAATCTCTGATGGATGAAGAGCAACTGGGGCGGCTCTCCAGACTTCAGATTCTAAAGGCAGAGCCGGGTAAGCTTGGGTCAGTGACTTAACCTCTCGGATCTTCCATTTGCTCCGCTGAAAATGGAATCAAGGCCTCCCACCAAAGCACTGTTGTGAATGTTTGATAAAGCGCTCAATAAATGTGTCCGACTTGGCTGTTCACACTAACGTTtggccaccagggggcgctcGATTTCGGGGTTGCTGCCCTGCCGATCCAGACGGGTGTGAGGCTCGGAGACTGCCTGCCTGCCTGACTCCTGAGGAGGCTTGGGGTCCTCAGTCCCACCTCCAAGCTTTGCTGGGCTGCTCCTTTGTTAGAAATGCCCTCCTTTCCCATCTTCCTGCTCACATCCTCCAGGAGCCTCCTGGAAGTGTCCCTGAAtctctcctcccaccctgcccAGCCCAGGACATTGGGACTCCCTAACTCCAGCCGCTGGGTCTTGTTCTTACTGTGTGGCCATTCAGCCCTTTGGGGTCTTGTTCTCCCtaattgaactgaactttggGGACAGAAACCAGATCTGTGTTTCTACTGGATAACACATCATTCTTTCCACATTTATGGAGCCCTTGATGTCTGCAAGGGCATTTCTAGACATCGGTgggagagaaaatttaaaaaaaaaaaaattaaaaccatttgGTTGCGGAGTTTACAATCTTGTGGGAGAGAAGTAATAGGCAAATATGTAATATGAAGTCATAATGATGGGTACTATGAATAGGAAACAAAACAACATAAGGAGTGAAGAGTCCTGTTTTAGTTTTGAGAGGCCAAGGCCTCTTTGAGAAGGTGACTTTTGAGCAAAGactaaaataaagcaaacaagggacttccgtggtggtccagtggataatactcagcactcccaatgcagagggcctgggttcgatctctggtcagagaactagatcccacatatcacaaggaaagatcccctgtgccctaagacttggtgcagccgaataaatctttaaaacagTGCCAAATAAAGCAAACAAGGTTTCCATCCTTAATGGAATAACACTTCCATTAAGACCAactaggaacacacacacacacacacacgctattTGAACACATCAAACAGCTACCAAAACAGCGAAGAGGCCAGAAAAAAGAGCAGCTCATTCAGCGGGAGGGGCCAGAAGACAGAGAAAGCAAGCAGAAAGCATAAGCTAAGCTGAGCTGAACTTTCAGTAGCAACACAGGGCTGGAGACAGAAAAGGAGTGTGGGCCAATGAGGCAGGCAGGACTGGAGGGGCCAAAATCCTGGGCAGAAGGGAAGAGCATTGGGATCAGCCCATCGTGAGGAATGGTTGTGACAAGAGACAGTGCCTTGCCAGTTGTTGGGTGTCCTACCCCCTCACCAGACGCTAGCATGGGGTTCAGGATCTCCTTGTGCCTTGACTCCGGGGTTGCCAGGATGCCAAATGTCAGGTATTAGGGTTAGCACCAAGGAGGGACAGAGAAAACCAGAGCTTGAAAAGCATGACAATAATGAGAGGCTGAAACTGAGAAGTGAGGTGCTGGCTCCAGCCCAGAATTAGATGTGATGTTTGCAGGTTTCTGGGGTCAATTTGAGTTCAGAA
This genomic interval carries:
- the LOC129631740 gene encoding cytoplasmic tRNA 2-thiolation protein 1-like: MGTWELSAGRPQSLLEVVVLLPASALSRSLDLPACVLFRRSRPLPPLQDPTMPAPQCASCHKARAALRRPRSGQVLCGACFCAAFEAEVLHTVVAGRLLPPGAAVAVGASGGKDSTVLAHVLRELAPRLGISLHLVAVDEGIGGYRDAALAAVRRQAARWELPLTVVAYADLFGGWTMDAVARSTAGSGRSRACCTFCGVLRRRALEEGARLVGATHVVTGHNADDMAETVLMNFLRGDAGRLARGGGLGSPGEGGALPRCRPLQLASQKEVVLYAHFRRLDYFSEECVYAPEAFRGHARDLLKMLEAARPSAVLDLVHSAERLALAPAARPPPPGACSRCGALASRALCQACALLDGLNRGRPRLAIGKGRRGLDEEGPPREPQPSRPPTSEPVPDF